One genomic window of Halorubrum hochsteinianum includes the following:
- a CDS encoding HEAT repeat domain-containing protein produces MSNGDDDPADASEGADAADDGGEAGESTETAAPTLPEDPTEESLTEYLDEIADRLDAAETEADLDDVEALLDDAETGIEEADLPEPDEDDEDADDPRSDLEDRVAELRDGVEDARGPYGEDVVEAIEAAVGTVEDTEWTEDGRDDVAAAVASFVDAAAETVDAGPDGDEIGDLVAALDAVAEAVADADLDADDDADDIAALLEATDGLEADLDEAEEWDDLETHEQLRAQGYYDVLGHYKDYPVEWAALKEHEAQGNVDMILLALDSLGSEFMERHCLEAFERMGKRGKTEASVEEILGRAEKRDRPAIRILGKMAAAEATDTLVEYVEEDSNPQLQKAVFKALGEIGATEAVQPLANRLDPDGDTEDLVRPHAARALGLIGDTRAVKPLADALEAHPSDDVRAAAGWALRQIGTREALEAAAEYADEHSFIVSTEGEKARDALDEEPEPAATA; encoded by the coding sequence ATGAGCAACGGCGACGACGACCCGGCCGACGCCTCCGAGGGGGCCGACGCCGCGGACGACGGCGGGGAGGCCGGCGAGTCGACGGAGACGGCCGCCCCGACGCTCCCCGAAGACCCGACCGAGGAGTCCCTGACCGAGTACCTCGACGAGATCGCGGACCGGCTCGACGCCGCCGAGACGGAGGCGGACCTCGACGACGTCGAGGCGCTGCTGGACGACGCGGAGACCGGCATCGAGGAGGCGGACCTGCCCGAGCCGGACGAGGACGACGAGGACGCCGACGATCCCCGATCCGACCTCGAAGACCGCGTCGCGGAGCTCCGCGACGGCGTCGAAGACGCCCGCGGCCCCTACGGCGAGGACGTCGTCGAGGCGATCGAGGCCGCCGTCGGCACGGTCGAGGACACCGAGTGGACCGAGGACGGCCGCGACGACGTCGCGGCCGCGGTCGCGTCGTTCGTCGACGCGGCCGCCGAGACGGTCGACGCCGGTCCCGACGGCGACGAGATCGGGGACCTCGTCGCGGCGCTCGACGCCGTCGCCGAGGCGGTCGCCGACGCCGACCTCGACGCGGACGACGACGCCGACGACATCGCCGCGCTGCTGGAGGCGACCGACGGGCTGGAGGCCGACCTCGACGAAGCCGAGGAGTGGGACGATCTGGAGACCCACGAGCAGCTCCGCGCGCAGGGCTACTACGACGTGCTGGGCCACTACAAGGACTACCCGGTCGAGTGGGCCGCGCTGAAGGAGCACGAGGCGCAGGGGAACGTCGACATGATCCTGCTCGCGCTCGACTCGCTGGGGTCCGAGTTCATGGAGCGCCACTGTCTGGAGGCGTTCGAGCGCATGGGCAAGCGCGGCAAGACCGAGGCGTCCGTCGAAGAGATACTCGGCCGCGCCGAGAAGCGCGACCGCCCCGCGATCCGGATCCTCGGGAAGATGGCGGCCGCGGAGGCGACCGACACCCTCGTCGAGTACGTCGAGGAGGACTCGAACCCGCAGCTCCAGAAGGCCGTGTTCAAGGCGCTCGGCGAAATCGGCGCGACGGAGGCCGTCCAGCCGCTCGCGAACCGGCTCGACCCCGACGGCGACACCGAGGACCTGGTCCGCCCGCACGCCGCCCGCGCGCTCGGGCTGATCGGCGACACACGCGCCGTCAAGCCGCTCGCCGACGCGCTCGAAGCGCACCCGTCCGACGACGTCCGCGCGGCCGCCGGCTGGGCGCTCCGCCAGATCGGCACCCGCGAGGCGCTCGAAGCGGCCGCCGAGTACGCCGACGAGCACTCCTTCATCGTCTCGACCGAGGGCGAGAAGGCGCGCGACGCGCTCGACGAGGAGCCCGAGCCCGCCGCGACGGCCTGA
- a CDS encoding phospholipase D-like domain-containing protein, translating into MPLSRPSRVSRLAALVLLVAAASVGCPLSAAAAPPGAEPTPAASPAEIESTPTNASDDVREPRIVELYPNPTTEENRGEYLVVALPEPGNWSLSDGHHDARVPANATGRVVLSTAPNRTASIRDGFRRDAESAGPDATGTASTEVRRLTDHFPLSASGDRIELRRNGTAVDAVAYNRAREGYRWRAAWGEWRPRGYEPRSAKPVRDAAVTPFVLPDSPAVPVEPLRAAEDRLFVAGYTLTSERVADALVAAAERGVRVRVLLEGSPVGGFPARSARLLDRLTAAGVKVRILDGEVERFRFHHPKYAVADDDAVVLTENWKRSGTGGRSNRGWGVRVEGDVGGGNGTDAGRNATVADELAALFAADFGARDARSWPEFRAETEFHGSGRANGSYPTRFDAPPAPATADVTVLTAPGNAADRIVARIDAADERVLALAPRVGGPDDRIVRALRRAADRGVDVHLLLSDAWYDREANRNLSESLVDEPIAVDLAAGRGRYEKVHAKGLVVDDAAVVGSLNWNPSAETTNREVLLAIEDESVAEFYARAYAADWRGGGVHLPLGLLAVFGVALAGSVAVARRRIAFG; encoded by the coding sequence GTGCCGCTCAGCCGCCCGAGCCGCGTGTCCCGCCTCGCGGCGCTCGTCCTGCTCGTCGCCGCGGCGAGCGTCGGCTGTCCCCTGTCGGCGGCGGCCGCTCCCCCGGGGGCGGAGCCGACGCCGGCCGCCTCGCCCGCTGAGATCGAGTCGACGCCGACCAACGCCTCTGACGACGTCCGCGAGCCCCGGATCGTCGAACTGTACCCGAACCCGACGACCGAGGAGAACCGCGGCGAGTACCTCGTCGTCGCCCTCCCGGAACCGGGGAACTGGTCGCTCTCCGACGGCCACCACGACGCTCGGGTCCCGGCGAACGCGACCGGGAGGGTGGTGCTGTCGACCGCGCCGAACCGGACCGCGTCGATCCGCGACGGCTTCCGACGCGACGCCGAGTCAGCGGGTCCGGACGCGACCGGGACGGCCTCGACGGAGGTCCGCCGCCTCACCGACCACTTCCCGCTGTCGGCGTCGGGCGACCGGATCGAACTCCGGCGGAACGGGACCGCGGTCGACGCCGTCGCCTACAACCGCGCCCGGGAGGGGTACCGCTGGCGCGCCGCGTGGGGCGAGTGGCGGCCGCGGGGGTACGAGCCCCGCTCGGCGAAGCCGGTCCGGGACGCGGCCGTGACTCCCTTCGTGCTCCCGGACAGCCCCGCCGTCCCGGTCGAACCGCTCCGGGCCGCCGAGGACCGCCTGTTCGTCGCCGGCTACACCCTGACCTCGGAGCGGGTCGCCGACGCGCTCGTCGCGGCCGCCGAGCGCGGGGTCCGCGTCCGCGTCCTGCTCGAAGGGTCACCGGTGGGCGGCTTCCCCGCCCGGAGCGCGCGGCTGCTCGACCGACTGACGGCCGCCGGCGTCAAGGTCCGGATCCTCGACGGCGAGGTCGAGCGGTTTCGGTTCCACCACCCGAAGTACGCGGTCGCGGACGACGACGCCGTCGTGCTCACGGAGAACTGGAAGCGGTCCGGCACCGGCGGTCGGAGCAACCGCGGCTGGGGGGTCCGCGTGGAGGGCGACGTCGGCGGCGGAAACGGGACCGACGCGGGGCGGAACGCGACCGTCGCGGACGAGTTGGCAGCGCTGTTCGCCGCCGACTTCGGGGCGCGCGACGCTCGCTCGTGGCCCGAGTTCCGCGCCGAAACCGAGTTCCACGGAAGCGGGCGCGCGAACGGCTCGTACCCGACCCGGTTCGACGCGCCGCCCGCGCCCGCGACGGCCGACGTGACCGTGCTGACCGCGCCCGGCAACGCGGCCGACCGGATCGTCGCCCGGATCGACGCCGCCGACGAGCGGGTGCTCGCACTCGCGCCGCGCGTCGGCGGTCCCGACGACCGGATCGTCCGCGCGCTCCGGCGCGCCGCGGACCGCGGCGTCGACGTTCACCTGCTGCTGTCCGACGCGTGGTACGACCGGGAGGCGAACCGGAACCTCTCGGAGTCCCTCGTGGACGAGCCGATCGCGGTCGACCTCGCGGCCGGGCGCGGCCGCTACGAGAAGGTCCACGCGAAGGGGCTCGTCGTCGACGACGCCGCGGTCGTCGGCAGCCTCAACTGGAACCCGAGCGCGGAGACGACCAACCGGGAGGTGCTGCTGGCGATCGAGGACGAGTCGGTGGCGGAGTTCTACGCCCGGGCGTACGCGGCCGACTGGCGGGGCGGCGGCGTCCACCTCCCGCTCGGGCTCCTCGCGGTGTTCGGCGTCGCGCTCGCGGGTTCCGTGGCCGTCGCTCGGCGGCGGATCGCGTTCGGGTGA
- a CDS encoding DHH family phosphoesterase, protein MSENTAGGSGTRGDSSLEPDADAAEGAADDRPTVYDLAPDCTLEDAEVDALYHAEVNGVVDYGVFVDLSDAVSGLVHESNLDGDYAVGDRLVVRLTEVKENGDVAFDDVAPDDYRTETVAHEPTVSRVRGLAPGDEVTVEGEVVQAKQTGGPTIFAVADASGVLSCAAFESAGVRAYPEVEVGDVVHVSGTVETRENALQLEVDSLKPLPDERAAEARERYEAALDERAEPADLDPLVEWEAFEPIHDDLRELARLLRRTVLAGRPIRVRHHADGDGMCAAIPVQLALENFVEEVHGDPDAARHLFKRLPSKAPYYEMEDVTRDLNFALEGRARHGQKLPFLLMLDNGSTEEDVPAYENLAHYDIPIAAVDHHHPDPEAVEPLLDAHVNPYLHDEDYRVTTGMMCVELARLIDPSITGELEHVPAVAGLSDRSKAEAMDDYVALAEEAGYEESDLLDIGEALDYAAHWLRYSEGKTLVNDALNVGCDDEQRHEELVAFLSDRAERDVERQLDAVDDHVEHERLASGAHLYRIDLDEYAHRFTYPAPGKTTGELHDRKVKETGDPVITIGYGPDFSVLRSDGVRLDIPNMVTELNEELPEAGVSGGGHLVVGSIKFVKGRRSEVIEALVAKMADAEIDEALSSTIALDD, encoded by the coding sequence ATGAGCGAAAACACCGCCGGAGGTTCCGGCACGCGAGGCGATTCGAGCCTCGAACCCGACGCCGACGCGGCGGAGGGGGCGGCCGACGACCGGCCGACCGTCTACGATCTGGCCCCGGACTGTACCCTCGAAGACGCCGAGGTCGACGCGTTGTACCACGCCGAGGTCAACGGCGTCGTCGACTACGGCGTCTTCGTCGACCTCTCCGACGCCGTGAGCGGCCTCGTCCACGAGTCGAACCTCGACGGCGACTACGCGGTCGGCGACCGACTGGTCGTCCGGCTCACCGAGGTGAAGGAGAACGGCGACGTGGCGTTCGACGACGTCGCCCCCGACGACTACCGCACCGAGACCGTCGCCCACGAGCCGACCGTCTCGCGGGTCCGCGGGCTCGCCCCGGGCGACGAGGTCACCGTCGAGGGCGAGGTCGTCCAGGCGAAACAGACGGGCGGCCCGACGATATTCGCCGTCGCTGACGCCTCGGGCGTCCTCTCCTGTGCCGCCTTCGAGTCCGCCGGCGTCCGGGCGTACCCCGAGGTCGAGGTCGGCGACGTGGTCCACGTCAGCGGCACGGTCGAGACCCGCGAGAACGCCCTCCAGCTTGAGGTCGACTCGCTGAAACCGCTCCCCGACGAGCGCGCCGCCGAGGCCCGCGAGCGCTACGAGGCGGCCCTCGACGAGCGGGCCGAGCCGGCCGACCTCGACCCGCTCGTCGAGTGGGAGGCGTTCGAGCCGATCCACGACGACCTCCGCGAGCTGGCCCGACTCCTCCGCCGGACCGTGCTCGCCGGCCGCCCGATCCGCGTCCGCCACCACGCCGACGGCGACGGGATGTGCGCCGCGATCCCCGTCCAGCTCGCTCTGGAGAACTTCGTCGAGGAGGTCCACGGGGACCCCGACGCGGCCCGGCACCTGTTCAAGCGGCTCCCGAGCAAGGCCCCCTACTACGAGATGGAGGACGTCACCCGCGACCTCAACTTCGCCTTGGAGGGGCGCGCCCGCCACGGCCAGAAGCTCCCCTTCCTCCTAATGTTAGACAACGGGTCTACCGAGGAGGACGTCCCCGCGTACGAGAACCTCGCGCACTACGACATCCCCATCGCGGCCGTCGACCACCACCACCCCGACCCCGAGGCGGTCGAGCCGCTGCTCGACGCCCACGTCAACCCCTACCTCCACGACGAGGACTACCGGGTCACCACGGGGATGATGTGCGTCGAGCTCGCGCGGCTCATCGACCCGTCGATCACCGGGGAGCTGGAGCACGTCCCGGCGGTCGCCGGGCTCTCCGACCGCTCGAAGGCGGAGGCGATGGACGACTACGTCGCGCTCGCCGAGGAGGCGGGCTACGAGGAGTCCGACCTCCTCGACATCGGCGAGGCGCTCGACTACGCCGCCCACTGGCTCCGCTACTCCGAGGGGAAGACGCTGGTCAACGACGCGCTCAACGTCGGCTGCGACGACGAACAGCGCCACGAGGAGCTCGTGGCGTTCCTCTCGGACCGCGCCGAGCGCGACGTCGAACGCCAGCTCGACGCCGTCGACGACCACGTCGAACACGAGCGGCTCGCCTCCGGCGCGCACCTCTACCGGATCGACTTGGACGAGTACGCCCACCGGTTCACCTACCCCGCGCCGGGGAAGACGACCGGCGAGCTCCACGATCGCAAGGTGAAGGAGACGGGCGACCCCGTGATCACCATCGGCTACGGGCCGGACTTCTCCGTCCTGCGCTCGGACGGGGTCCGCCTCGACATCCCGAACATGGTGACCGAGCTGAACGAGGAGCTGCCCGAGGCCGGCGTCTCCGGCGGCGGCCACCTCGTCGTCGGCTCGATCAAGTTCGTGAAGGGCCGCCGGAGCGAGGTGATCGAGGCGCTCGTCGCGAAGATGGCGGACGCCGAGATCGACGAGGCGCTCTCCTCGACCATCGCGCTCGACGACTGA
- a CDS encoding Mov34/MPN/PAD-1 family protein, which yields MRLFRSDELLGIARETLDFVLEASEETHPNEYMGFLRADDARKLDLDREGKVITDVLVIPGTESSPTSASVRSHMKPNDMRAVGSVHSHPNGALRPSDADLATFAQGEVHIIVGAPYGWGDWKAFDNEGNQTTLDVLDVEVPDEHFFDFTQEDIDRELADRDDGGFLSWFR from the coding sequence ATGCGACTGTTCCGCTCGGACGAGCTCCTCGGGATCGCCCGAGAGACCTTAGACTTCGTCCTCGAGGCGAGCGAGGAGACGCACCCCAACGAGTACATGGGGTTCCTCCGCGCGGACGACGCCCGGAAGCTGGACCTCGACCGGGAGGGGAAGGTGATAACCGACGTGCTCGTCATCCCCGGGACGGAGTCGAGCCCGACGAGCGCCAGCGTCCGCAGCCACATGAAGCCGAACGACATGCGCGCCGTCGGCTCGGTCCACTCGCACCCGAACGGCGCGCTGCGTCCGAGCGACGCCGACCTCGCCACCTTCGCGCAGGGGGAGGTCCACATCATCGTCGGCGCGCCCTACGGGTGGGGCGACTGGAAGGCGTTCGACAACGAGGGGAACCAGACCACCCTCGACGTGCTCGACGTGGAGGTGCCCGACGAGCACTTCTTCGATTTCACGCAGGAGGACATCGACCGCGAGCTCGCTGACCGCGACGACGGCGGCTTCCTCTCGTGGTTCCGATGA
- a CDS encoding adenylyltransferase/cytidyltransferase family protein: MTRVVAQGTFDLLHPGHVHYLEDAAAHGDELHAIVARRTNVTHKPAPVLCARQRRDMVEALDAVDEAHLGDPEDVFVPIERLDPDVIVLGFDQHHDEADIAGALADRGIDCRVERASGREPKYEDELLSSGDIVDRILRERGDGADATPS, from the coding sequence ATGACCCGGGTCGTCGCGCAGGGGACCTTCGACCTGCTCCACCCCGGCCACGTCCACTACCTGGAGGACGCCGCGGCCCACGGCGACGAGCTCCACGCCATCGTCGCCCGCCGCACCAACGTCACGCACAAGCCCGCGCCGGTGCTGTGCGCCCGCCAGCGGCGCGACATGGTCGAGGCGCTCGACGCGGTCGACGAGGCGCACCTCGGCGACCCGGAGGACGTGTTCGTCCCCATCGAGCGGCTCGACCCGGACGTGATCGTCTTGGGGTTCGACCAGCACCACGACGAGGCCGACATCGCGGGCGCGCTCGCGGACCGTGGCATCGACTGCCGCGTCGAGCGCGCGTCGGGCCGCGAGCCGAAGTACGAGGACGAACTGCTCTCAAGCGGCGACATCGTCGACCGGATCCTCCGGGAGCGGGGCGACGGCGCGGACGCGACGCCCTCGTAG
- a CDS encoding heme o synthase, producing the protein MNIPDRFPAVLAAAAMGVYLLVVVGATTSLTEAATACGGWPACGNGAALPASTEGWIALGHRVLAVAVGLLVALSAALAWRDGADRRVRAALLAALVVYPAQAGVGALVALGDLPAPLASAHLLLGVGIFGAVLAALAWWLEDETGEPGDAPDDFEPGTDDLPPIEEAPEPEIPSATVPRLKATASAYFRLMKPRLMWLLCLVAAAAMALAGGSGFTARVVAATLAGGALSIGASGTFNHVLERDVDKRMQRTSDRPLATDLVPVSHALAFGGLLTLVSLGLFWTVNPLTAALGLVAIVFYSVVYTLILKPNTVQNTVIGGAAGALPALIGWAAVAGEVGGGGLLLAAVIFLWTPAHFYNLALAYKDDYERGGFPMMPVVRGETATRRHILWYLGATLIAAVALAAAADPLGALYAVVGVAVGAVFLWTVVRLHYEQTEGAAFRAFHASNAYLGLLLFAVVFDALVV; encoded by the coding sequence GTGAACATCCCCGACAGATTCCCCGCGGTGCTGGCCGCGGCCGCGATGGGCGTGTACCTGCTCGTCGTCGTCGGCGCGACCACCTCCCTCACGGAGGCGGCGACCGCCTGCGGCGGCTGGCCCGCCTGCGGGAACGGTGCCGCCCTCCCGGCGTCGACCGAGGGGTGGATCGCGCTCGGCCACCGCGTCCTCGCGGTCGCCGTCGGCCTCCTCGTCGCCCTCTCCGCCGCGCTCGCGTGGCGGGACGGCGCTGACCGCCGGGTCAGAGCGGCGCTCCTCGCCGCGCTCGTCGTCTACCCCGCCCAGGCGGGGGTCGGCGCGCTCGTCGCGCTCGGCGACCTCCCGGCCCCGCTCGCCTCGGCGCACCTCCTGCTCGGGGTCGGCATCTTCGGTGCCGTCCTCGCCGCACTCGCCTGGTGGCTGGAGGACGAGACCGGCGAGCCGGGCGACGCGCCCGACGACTTCGAGCCCGGCACCGACGACCTCCCGCCGATCGAGGAGGCCCCCGAGCCGGAGATCCCGTCCGCGACGGTTCCGAGGCTGAAAGCCACCGCCTCCGCGTACTTCCGGCTGATGAAGCCGCGCCTGATGTGGCTGCTCTGCCTCGTCGCCGCGGCGGCGATGGCGCTCGCGGGCGGCTCGGGCTTCACGGCCCGGGTCGTGGCGGCGACGCTCGCCGGCGGGGCGCTCTCGATCGGCGCGTCCGGGACGTTCAACCACGTCCTCGAACGCGACGTGGACAAGCGGATGCAGCGGACCAGCGACCGCCCGCTCGCGACCGACCTCGTGCCGGTCTCGCACGCGCTCGCGTTCGGCGGACTCCTCACGCTCGTCTCGCTCGGGCTGTTCTGGACCGTGAACCCGCTGACGGCCGCGCTCGGGCTGGTCGCGATCGTGTTTTACAGCGTCGTCTACACGCTCATCCTGAAACCCAACACGGTGCAAAACACCGTCATCGGCGGCGCGGCCGGGGCGCTGCCGGCCCTCATCGGCTGGGCCGCGGTCGCCGGCGAGGTCGGCGGCGGCGGGCTGCTGCTCGCCGCGGTGATCTTCCTCTGGACGCCCGCCCACTTCTACAACCTCGCGTTGGCGTACAAGGACGACTACGAGCGCGGCGGCTTCCCGATGATGCCCGTCGTCCGCGGCGAGACCGCGACGCGCCGCCACATCCTCTGGTACCTCGGCGCGACGCTGATCGCCGCGGTGGCGCTCGCCGCGGCCGCCGACCCGCTCGGCGCGCTGTACGCCGTCGTCGGCGTCGCCGTCGGGGCCGTCTTCCTCTGGACGGTCGTCCGGCTCCACTACGAGCAGACCGAAGGCGCGGCGTTCCGCGCGTTTCACGCCTCGAACGCCTACCTCGGACTGCTGCTGTTCGCGGTCGTGTTCGACGCGCTGGTGGTCTGA
- a CDS encoding sensor histidine kinase: protein MGTVGFLLINLGFMAAIPTTTTFQVVGWARWAIGFGGGIGLAVGVFEARAIDREVAAERARVRREKAERERDRLDEFASVVSHDLRNPLSVATGRLDLARREHPDDEHLRAVENALERTSAIVDETLALAREGKTVDEAADVDLATCAADCWARVDTGEATLETAETATIRADPDRLSHVFENLFRNSVEHGSTSSRTESGDSVEHGPTSSRTESGDSVEHGPTSSRAEPDDSVEHGSTGSRTESGDAVGDGGDVTVRVGTLADESGFYVEDDGPGIPADERDRVLDPGYTSADDGTGFGLSIVDRIAAAHGWTVRVAESADGGARFEFAGVERPESE, encoded by the coding sequence GTGGGGACGGTCGGATTCCTCCTGATCAACCTCGGATTCATGGCGGCGATTCCGACGACCACGACGTTTCAGGTCGTCGGGTGGGCCCGATGGGCGATCGGCTTCGGCGGCGGGATCGGACTCGCAGTCGGCGTCTTCGAGGCGCGGGCGATAGACCGGGAAGTCGCGGCGGAGCGTGCGCGCGTCCGTCGGGAGAAGGCCGAGCGCGAGCGCGACCGGCTCGACGAGTTCGCGAGCGTCGTGAGCCACGACCTCCGGAACCCGCTCAGCGTCGCCACCGGGCGTCTGGACCTCGCGCGCCGGGAGCACCCGGACGACGAGCACCTCCGGGCGGTCGAGAACGCGCTCGAACGGACCTCGGCCATCGTCGACGAGACGCTCGCGCTCGCCCGGGAGGGGAAGACCGTCGACGAGGCCGCAGACGTCGACCTCGCGACCTGCGCCGCCGACTGCTGGGCGCGGGTCGACACCGGCGAGGCAACCCTCGAAACCGCGGAGACGGCGACGATCCGGGCGGACCCCGACCGCCTCTCGCACGTCTTCGAGAACCTCTTCCGGAACAGCGTGGAACACGGTTCCACGAGCAGCCGGACAGAGTCCGGCGACAGCGTGGAACACGGTCCCACGAGCAGCCGGACAGAGTCCGGCGACAGCGTGGAACACGGTCCCACGAGCAGTCGGGCGGAGCCCGACGACAGCGTCGAGCACGGCTCGACGGGCAGCCGGACAGAGTCCGGCGACGCGGTCGGAGACGGCGGCGACGTCACGGTGCGGGTCGGGACGCTCGCCGACGAGAGCGGGTTCTACGTCGAGGACGACGGACCCGGGATCCCGGCGGACGAGCGCGACCGCGTCCTCGACCCCGGATACACGTCCGCCGACGACGGGACCGGATTCGGGCTCTCCATCGTCGACCGGATCGCCGCGGCGCACGGCTGGACCGTCCGCGTCGCCGAGAGCGCCGACGGCGGTGCGCGGTTCGAGTTCGCCGGCGTCGAGCGGCCCGAGTCCGAATGA
- a CDS encoding SelT/SelW/SelH family protein, which produces MTRVEIEYCVPCGMLNRAQDVSEAILKQFGESIDEVALVTGDAGVFVVRADDEVVFDKEEDEYDVDAIVRAVKPHVGAAA; this is translated from the coding sequence ATGACACGAGTCGAGATCGAGTACTGCGTACCGTGTGGCATGTTGAACCGCGCTCAGGACGTCTCCGAGGCGATCCTCAAGCAGTTCGGGGAGTCGATCGACGAGGTCGCGCTGGTGACGGGCGACGCCGGCGTGTTCGTCGTCCGCGCCGACGACGAGGTCGTCTTCGACAAGGAGGAGGACGAGTACGACGTCGACGCCATCGTCCGCGCGGTCAAGCCGCACGTCGGCGCGGCCGCGTGA